One segment of Solanum lycopersicum chromosome 1, SLM_r2.1 DNA contains the following:
- the LOC101250539 gene encoding non-specific lipid transfer protein GPI-anchored 14 — MSSKKLVTFELSFFFLILLLGFSSANLDKDREECANQLVGLATCLPYVSGEAKSPTPDCCTGLKEVLDKSKICLCILVKDRNDPSLGLKINATLALSLPTLCHAPPNMSNVSMCPELLHLAPNSPDAKVFQDFAKSAKGSSAAPSAPVSGNSSGKPANSSTNDKNDGGHKRRWMGFVEMTMGFLVILMLSYLT, encoded by the exons ATGAGTTCAAAAAAACTTGTGACTTTTGaactttctttcttcttcttgattttattattaggGTTTTCGAGTGCAAATCTCGATAAAGATAGAGAAGAATGTGCTAACCAACTCGTCGGTTTGGCCACGTGTCTTCCTTATGTCAGCGGAGAGGCCAAATCTCCCACACCGGATTGTTGCACCGGTCTGAAAGAAGTTTTAGATAAAAGCAAGATATGTCTATGCATCCTGGTAAAAGACAGAAATGACCCTAGCCTTGGGCTTAAGATCAATGCTACACTTGCACTAAGCCTCCCTACTCTATGTCATGCTCCACCTAATATGTCTAATGTATCTATGTGCCCCG AATTGTTGCATTTGGCACCAAATTCACCAGATGCtaaggtttttcaagattttgcaAAGAGTGCAAAAGGAAGTTCTGCTGCTCCATCTGCACCag TTAGTGGGAACTCTAGTGGAAAACCAGCAAATTCTTCAACAAATGATAAGAATGATGGAGGACATAAAAGGAGATGGATGGGATTTGTGGAAATGACTATGGGctttttggtcattttgatGCTTTCATATCTCACCTAA
- the LOC101255619 gene encoding F-box/kelch-repeat protein At1g55270 gives MDQTIERSPNAQRGFRVQAPLVDSVSCYCKVDSGFKTVVGARKFVSGSKICIQPDINPHAHKTKNSRRERSRVQSPLLPGLPDDLAIACLIRVPRVEHNKLRLVCKRWYRLLAGNFFYSLRKSLGMAEEWVYVIKRDRDGRISWHAFDPTYQLWQPLPPLPGEYSEALGFGCAVLSGCHLYLFGGKDPIKGSMRRVIFYSARTNKWHRAPDMLRKRHFFGSCVINNCLYVAGGECEGIQRTLRSAEVYDPNRNRWTFVADMSTAMVPFIGVIYDGKWFLKGLGSHREVLSEAYNPETNGWSPVTDGMVAGWRNPSISMNGRLYALDCRDGCKLRVYDGASDSWNRFIDSKLHLGSSRALEAAALVPLNGKLCIIRNNMSISMVDVSSPDKQVETNPHLWENIAGKGHFRTLFTNLWSSIAGRGGLKSHIVHCQVLQA, from the exons atggACCAAACAATTGAGAGGTCTCCAAATGCACAAAGGGGTTTTAGAGTTCAAGCTCCACTG GTTGATTCCGTGTCATGCTATTGCAAGGTTGACTCAGGGTTTAAGACAGTAGTAGGGGCAAGAAAGTTTGTCTCAGGATCAAAAATTTGCATCCAGCCGGACATTAATCCTCACGCACACAAGACTAAAAACTCCCGGAGAGAGAGGTCAAGAGTGCAGTCACCTCTTCTGCCTGGTCTACCAGATGATCTTGCAATTGCTTGTCTAATACGTGTTCCTCGTGTTGAACACAACAAGCTCCGTTTAGTCTGCAAAAGGTGGTATCGGCTTCTTGCTGGAAATTTCTTTTACTCTCTCAGGAAGAGTCTTGGAATGGCAGAGGAGTGGGTATACGTGATAAAGAGAGATCGTGACGGAAGGATTTCATGGCATGCATTTGATCCAACATACCAACTATGGCAGCCACTTCCACCTCTTCCTGGGGAATATAGTGAAGCCCTTGGATTTGGTTGTGCTGTTCTTAGTGGTTGCCATCTCTACTTGTTTGGAGGAAAAGATCCAATCAAGGGGTCTATGCGACGGGTAATCTTTTATAGTGCTCGTACAAATAAATGGCACAGGGCACCAGACATGCTTCGTAAACGTCATTTCTTTGGTTCTTGTGTAATCAACAATTGTCTTTATGTTGCTGGTGGAGAATGTGAAGGAATTCAAAGGACTCTCCGTTCAGCTGAGGTTTATGACCCCAATAGGAACCGCTGGACCTTTGTTGCTGATATGAGCACAGCTATGGTGCCCTTTATTGGGGTTATCTATGACGGGAAATGGTTTTTGAAAGGGTTGGGATCCCACAGAGAAGTTCTGAGTGAAGCCTATAACCCGGAAACCAATGGATGGAGCCCGGTCACTGATGGGATGGTTGCTGGTTGGCGCAACCCAAGCATTTCCATGAACGGTCGCCTTTATGCTTTGGACTGTCGTGATGGCTGTAAACTTAGAGTATATGATGGAGCCTCAGATTCGTGGAATAGATTCATTGACAGCAAGCTCCATCTTGGAAGTTCTCGTGCTTTAGAGGCTGCAGCTCTGGTTCCTCTTAATGGTAAACTCTGTATAATTCGTAACAACATGAGCATTAGTATGGTTGATGTATCAAGCCCTGATAAACAAGTGGAAACTAACCCACATCTTTGGGAGAACATTGCTGGTAAAGGTCACTTCAGAACTCTATTTACTAATTTATGGTCAAGCATCGCAGGACGAGGAGGGTTGAAAAGCCATATTGTGCATTGTCAGGTTCTACAAGCCTGA